The DNA sequence ATAACCCTAAATTAATTATCTAGTTACGAACCGTTGATtggtcaattttttttgtttagtgttGCAAGCAAAAAGTGTTCGCAAGCTTCAGACGAAAGTAAAATTTAAAGAAGAGTACTTAAGCTACTGGAACGTCCTCATGTGGGCGGCTGTATTTATATTTTGAATACCACAATAcctttaaaatattatttttctctttactaGACAGGCAGTTAGCATGGTGGATAATTGTTCACGAGGCGTGACTGGCAACGAAAACAACCCTATTGTGATCACCTCCAAAAGAGAAGTGCCCGTCAGAGGTTAAATGGGAAATTCCACAGTACATTTTATaatgaaaaatactttttggatGACAGGTGAACCATCTTCGACAATCAAGTGCAATTACAATGATTCAAACCTTTTGAATCTAATTTTGGAATATGTATAGAAATCCCCACTTTCTGAATTAAAATTTGTTTATCTTAAATAGACCGGGATGTTTAATGAGACTAAATGAATATTTTCCAGCTTCTCAAGGTAATGCCTACCTGAGCATATGCTTGCATCGTCTCCAGGTCTTCTTGTGCCGTAAAGAGGCAAAACTCTGTGCGGGTCATGTCATCAGACAGAGTCCCTCCTGGGGCTGCAGGAGAACGTAAAGATGATTCAGAAACAAACATCAGCTCGACGCGAGGATTGTTGTGAGCGTGTCCACACGACGTACCCAGCATTCCACCAGCCACCAGGATGTCAAAGAGTGTCTCGGCATAGCGGCGGTAGTCAAGCTTGGCGCCGGAGGCATCAAGGAACTTCGCAACCGCCTCCAAGTCAGTGCCAGTTTGATTCAAGCCTTGTACGATACTTTCTTGAAACTGAGTAGGATCAAACCTCTCCTTTTCATCTGAAGAGGCAAAGAGAGCACATGTTAGGAAGAGGGGCACACCCAAACAAAGCATAAACCAAAGTTAGACCAACCTCTTTTCCTCGTTTTGAAACGCTGGCCTGTTAGCGTTGGCTTTTGCTGCTTTTGATTATTCATAAAAGACACCTTGAAAAAGATGAGAATGGGTTTAAGGAGGCTGAAATGTGAGGGGAACCAAATTCGTTTCCAGGTGCGTACCCGACTACTTGCAACgtgaaaaaacacaaaattaaatgtTAACAACTGTCAAAAAGAAAGACATTGCACGGTGTTACAATGAAGCAATGTCATGAATATAGCAAAAGGAAGCGAAAGTTTTGTTCATACACGGTTGAACTGGATTATACCTGTCTTTAGCGGACTATATATGGCTTTAGCTGTTAGCTTTAGCTCCCCGAGGGCCTTACCATGCGCTGAGCTAGCACAGGTTAGCTGGGGCCTCGAACCAGCTCGTTAATCTCAGCAACAAAACTGACAGCGGACTGATTTAGTGAAGCGACAATTTTCTTTAACGTGCCTTTTCGCTTGGAAAATGTAGGTCAAGCGTCACCTAGCATTCTGTAAGACGTACCAGGCAAGTGAGAAAAATCCCTAAATTGGGCTAATTTAGCGTAACCAGCCTTCGAACGTCGCCCATGACGGCAACACGAATATGAGACTACGATTTATTTTGACGCCATCGGATCACATGCCTTGTCGTCTTTAGCTACGTGATGACGTGTGACACCAAACAAAGTCAACACACACGCGAATACTCACCGAAATGAATGCAGATAAAAAACGGTTATGAACCAGAGACTCGATCGGTGCGTCGCGAATGTGAGAGAGCCCCAAACAAAAAGACCTTCCAGTCAGGACTTCCGCAGGCTCCGCCCGCTGCGCATGCGCATTTTACTGTCACTTCCGCTTCggaggaaaaaaatagaaaaaatattattattatccatccatccatttttttatacctattattattattattattattattattattattattattattattattattattattattattattattattattattattattattatgttctgAGGGATGCTCAACATGTCCCGTTTCATACATAGAATAAGTCATTAAAGGTTTGGTAGAGGAATAAAAGGTTAAATATTGAACTCGAGTTAAAATGCAACgaagtatttttttctttactatGTATTCCCCAAGCTTTTCAGGTCATTCATACAAATTTTCAGCAACTGAAGATCAAAATGAAACACCCTTTCACAACAAACGAGATTGTGTGAAACAATTAAGAATGTTTTTGTAGCAGCAAAGTTAAGAAGAGTGGGTGAAAAAATTGAGTGGGTGGGTGTTAGATTGAGTTTTTTTTAGCATCAAATAACAGAAATCAGTCGCAGAGCATTTTTATCtccaaaatacttgtttaatgGATTTTGCCATCTGCCAACACATTTGGTTTCACTTACAACTGTTTCCAAAGTGTAACATACTGCAGATCGACTTTGCTACAACGTGAAAATCATCAGACTGCATTTTCATTGACTGTTTGGCTGCATCACCTTGTAACATTCAAGTGCGAGTTCAACCCCAAGTTACACTGTTCTTTCAAAATCTATGTGGcccaaataaataagtacaattAAGCACAACAATTCTCCTGCCTACATGATGGGTTAAGAACTAAACAGGAAGTCATTTGAGTCCTATTAGGCCCTATTTTTGTACCTAGCCAGCGCAAGTCACCTGCAAATGTTCAAAGCACTTACTTGAGGGCCATAATTTAACATGTGCTCAAATCAGATCTTGACAAAGAGTAGATAGTgaaggaaaacatttttgactttATTCCCCATTGTAAGGAGAAATGCCTTGGTCAAGACTTTGCTCGAGCTGCAGTGATGAACAGACGACATGAAATGATTCGGCATAACATCGTCAGCCATCGTGCATTTTTAGCTTGCATGCGGCATCTTCTGCTACCAGGTGGTTGGTTATATTTGGAAGAGATGAGCTGGTGGGAGTCAATCACCGTTCCGCCAGCAAAGGTACAAAGGTCTCACTCTTTGAAAGTATGACACTTGAAATCCAGCTTTAACCGGATGCTACTGTAACAGTCGTTCCGCCACCAGCAGCAATCAAAAGCAGTTCAGGCCTCATTGCATtcattaatgattttttttttcttcctattaAGGCTTCATGACCTTGACATCATTTTGTCTTCTTGGACTGCAGGTGCAGGGATGGTGTTTTGTGGGTCCCTTTAATAATCTTGTGGGACTGAGGTGCTGACCGATGCCACGGAGCCAGAAGCTTGTCTTCGCCGTTCATCTCGACGATTTACGATCGCTCATGCGTAAGCGTGTCATTTGCATGGgagattgtgaaatgtgctccctgaAAATAAATCGATTTGCAACGCTTATAAAATGTAATAGACCACCGCCCCATCTGTTCTTGATAGTGCTACAATTAAATATcggttgaaaataaaaatctttATTGTGGACTcaataccgttttttttttttttctgcagctgTTTTAAATGgggctacagaaaaaaaaaatcacacctgACTTTATTGCTCAAAAATCTTATTATTATGTATAATaccgtattttattttatttcaatctGCTGTGTGCTGCTATAACACCACGTTCAAGGATTAACATGATGTCGTATCTATGCTTAATTAATTTGTGACCTCTtcccctcaaaaatggctatgaAAGCTGAATTAGAAAGAAATTCCTCCCCCTTGTGAATCAGAAGAAATCACAGCAATTGAAAGAGTGgtggtcacccccccccccccccccccctagaaaTATTGCAAGTTTGCATGGAGTTTGTTTTGGCACGATGGAACatctaaaaggcttgcaatgtgCCACATGCTTGTTTTAAATGCAAAAATATGCTACACGTTAATTTCTTGTTTTACAAAAAGCACGTAGCTAGTCATTATTATTTCTTGTCAAATGATAGGGTGGGGGTTGTCGGATTGTTATGTTTAATTGAATCATGACAGGTGGTCCACTAAATGTGTTAAGTACCGAATATCCCCGCTGGAAATAATTACTTGCATTTAAGCGTAGGTTTATTTTGGCGtctctaaatattctaaatgatcatacgcgggggggggggggtggggggacttGCAAGGTGTCCCCCGCATGCTGTCACGTAAGATGCAGACCTATCattgcctcttcttcttctgcttgaGCGCTTTCCTCCTCTTGACGATCATCTCGTGCAACTTGTCCATGCCCTCGTGTAGACCCTCGCCGATAATGGCGCAGGCGGGTTGGACGTGGTACGGCGTGGACGGGCTCAGTTCGGACAGGGCCAGCTGCCGCTCGATGTCGGCCACGTCCAGGGCCCGCGGCAGGTCCTGTTTGTTGGCGATGACCAGCAGCGGGGTCCCGTGGTTCTCGGAGAAGCGGGTGATCTTGTGCAGCTCGGTCCGGGCTTCCTCCAGCCGCTCGGCGTCCACCGAGTCCACCACGTAGACGATGCCGTCCGTGCAGCGGCTGTAGGGCTTCCACAGGGGCCGCAGCTTCTCTTGGCCGCCGACGTCCCAGAAGTGGCAGCTGATGCCCCTGGATGTCCCCGCGCCGCCCAGCCGGATCCTCTCCGTGTTGAAGCCGATGGTAGGCACCGTGTTGACGAACTCGTTGAACCGGAGCCGGTAGAGCACGGTGGTTTTGCCCGCGGAGTCCAAGCCGAGCATGACGATGTGCAGGGACTGGAAGGCTGCCAGGTTGGAGAAACTAGTCCCCATCCTGCAGGCGCGGCATCAAGTCGGGGATGGGAAGATGCTTAATCGAAAGAGACCCCGGGCCGCCTGAGCAGCGGCTCGGGAGGGTGGCGCAGAGCGCACTCCGGCAGCCTCAATCTTAATCTCCTCAACCTCCTTAACCTCCGCATCCCTGCATCTCCGCGGTGTGGCTTCGCTCCTCGAGCACTCGTAACACAGCGTGGAAATGTCACATTATGTCCCCTCGTGAGTCTGCAACGTCGCGTCGCGGTGCTGAGTTTGCTAAGCCACACGAGAGCGTGACGCgtggacaaaaaaacaacaagccaTGGAGCGATCAGAATGCTTGCAGCAGCATGGCTGAGAACTTATATCCGGTTTtgggaggaggaaaaaacaaaGGAATGAAAAGACAGGTTCACGATTATGCTGGCTGCTTGACAATGAAAAGTCGAATGCTTTTATTCTGAAACTTTGCGTGTACTATTTCCTCTGCGTACAAAACCGTAAAGGTCACAGCTGCATGCTTGCACTGCGGGaaagttttattattattatttaactaTTATCCAAaccgcattattattattattattttattattattattagtattagtagtattgttactactattattattattattacttcagCAGGCAACTATGGCAAACGTTTCCTTTGTCTGCGGAGGGTTATTCATTACTTTGTTATTTACATTGACGATGACATTGTTTATTTTAATACGCGTGGTCTTGTTACATTCTTATTGCACCTAGATGGCAGCAGAGTTTCGTTACATGAGAATGTAACACTCACGGGTCGCAATCAAACCAAGGTCGGACATGTCCGTAAATTGCTGTGCGGTCTTTCGAGCTGCATTCATATAATGCCTGGTTCACtatttagcaaaacaaaattctTTAGCGAAATTAAAAACgccaagttttttttaatttctatttTTTGACAAAGCGGGCATATTTACAAATTTATTTCTTGCATCAAGTCTAGTTGCAAGTACATGCAAATGCCACCCTCCCTCCCAACTTGTACATTAAGTGAAAACAAATTAACCTCCTCCCATACACACACTGAAAAACACGCTGGAGTTTACCTTATATCGTctttaaaatatattataagcaaaaaaatacagcaacagcaacaaaacCAGTGAAATGGCCAgagaacaaaataataaaaaaatctttcattgcataaaagaaaaacaaaacctaGAGAAGGAAACCCTATCACATTAGTTTTAACTTTGTTCATCAGCGGGATTGTCTGCTGGCTTTCTTTCACGCAAAATCATCCTTGAATTATTTGGTTGTGCTGAGTCCCCGTTAATCGTTTCTAGGATATGATTGAACTCCACAAGGGGGCGCAAATAATAAAAAGCACTGGCCAAGAGgcagcaacaaaaaacaaatgcagTTACAAATCCAGCACAGAATGTTGGATTTTTCGTTGTTTGGATTTAAAAGCAACAGCACTTTATTGACATGCAAATGCCAATATTTGGCATGCCATGCAGTACACAATAAGAAGCCGAGTTTAAGTTTGGAACTCAGAATCTGCCTACtcaatcattcattcatccagtTTACAAACCGCTTTTCCTCACGAGGCGCAAACGCTTGACTGGCAACTATGGCAGATCAGACGGCAAAGTCACCATAGCCGGTGGGACAGAAGGCGGCACTTCGGAGGATGTCGAGGCAGTTGACGAGGATGAGGGTGCCGGTCAGGTGCTTCCACCTCTTGGTGATGGGGTTCCTCATCTTATCCAGACCAACGTGGAGCTCCTGGATGACATCCCGATAGCTGTCCCCTACGTGCGCCGCCCACGTCAGCAGGAAGTCATAGGCTGGTTTCCACATGGACTGATGGGATGGAGATCAAGGTTGAGTGGCAAGGCCAAATTTTGGAAGAAAAACTTTCGTCAATCTTCAGAAACTCTTGCTTCATTTCTCATGTGCACGTTCTATCGTTCTAAATAATTTCTTATATGGTGCATCATTTATATTGTCAAAACTTTTGAAATCTGATCTACAAACCCTAAATGACAATTATCAGAGGCATGTTCTCACCTCATTGTCCAGCACGCCGCTTTTATCCCGGTACGGTGCCTCGTAAGCCTCCATCTGCTGCTTGGACACCCTGGCCAGTTTTTCTGCAAGTTCCCTCCAGCGGGATGCCACCTCCACCGCCGTGGTTAGCAGGACAAAGTCCAGAACCAATCTGGCAACAAGACCCTGGCAGTCCATCTTGAGCAAGGCCTAACGGTGGTGGCAGGATGGTCATTTCATGATTCCCAAATTGGGATGCAACATTCATGTAACATCCCCGGCCGGCACGCTCTCCTTCGGAGCGGGCGGCCTTCTAACACGCTTTCCCATTTAAGCCGCGTGAAGGCTCGGATCTAAAAATAGCGCCCCAAACACCTACAGTACACGGTAGGCTTCTTGGGCACAATGGCCTTACGTGCGATGAAGCAGCTTTGTCATTTAAGCCGGAAAGGATTGAAGTGCAAGATGTCCCATGAAACACAAAACCGTTTCAAAACACAGCTCAGGAGTTCAGAAGATGCGAACCTGAATCTGTTGCGGCGTTGAcactagtgatgggaaaatgaggcttcagatttgcttcatgaaccagttgttttatttactcctctagatggcactgttggtgTGAATAAAGCAGTTTTAGAAATGTCAAGTCAGTATACTTTTAACGcaatgttgaacagagagtGCCCTCTAGAGGAGTGAAAAAAATTACAACTGCTTCATGAAgcacatttgaagcttcatttaccAACCTGACACTTCATCTTGAGTCTAAGGCCGATTCTGAATGGTTGAGCATCTGATGGTGGTGCTAAATTGCACCTTTTAAATGTGATGATTGAGTGAACACACTCTAGTCAGGTGTAACCCAATCCGGCGCTTGAAGAGACCGGCCCAGCCAGTGTCGGATGCCCCTCCAGCGAGGCCTCCTGCTCACATTTCACACTTGTGAGGGAGGAAGATGGCTTCATGTCGTTTTGCAGGTGTAAACGAGTGCAGTGGGCGGATGAGAAAAATGGACAAAATTGTTGTCTTGCTAAATGATAACCGTGATGTTAGGGGTGCGTCCACTCTCTTTGTTTTCTTGTGGTATCAGTTATCACTTCCCACAGCTTTTCATCCCAGTACGGCAATCGGGTTCTGGCCCAAAGCCGCTGACAAATTTCAATCCGGCTTCACTTTGAGCCTCGAGAAAGAATGAAAGGCTTGTTTAAGGATGAAATGTTTGATTGAGCAATAGCTATGTAAGACGATTCCGGGCTTTGAAAGGCATGGCGCGCCAAAATGAACGGGAAACGCCAGACCCAAAGTGATTAGCTGCAAATACATTAATGCTAATGTTCCGCTTTGAGGAATTTTGCCATAATTTTGCCATAATTTTGTCAGAATTTTCTTAATAATTTTCTGAGAATTTTCTCAGAATTTTCTGAGAATTTGCTGAGAGTTTTTCTGAGAGTTTGCTCAGAATTTTCTCAGAATTTTGTCTGTCACCTGCATTTCAGGAAGTCATTTCACAATCGAGCCACTCACCACAACTTTTACTCACCATCATGAGCTCCCTCTGAAAAGACTTCCTCCCCTTGCTCTCCGCATTGGTGCACTCCTCTTTGAGTTTCTCCAGAACACACGCTACCTTCTCTGGCTCGTTGTCCATCTCGGTCCGACAGAAGTAGTCCAGCGGCAAGTTCCCATAGCCCAGCGCGTCGGCAAACGCTCCCCAGTTTGACACGTTCTCCATCAGAAGGGTCCTCACGGTGGCATAGATGTATGTCAGAAATTTGCACGGTTTGAGGATCTGCTCCAGCAGCGTCGTGGTCGTTAAATCAGGTCCACACCAATGAATGGGCTTGACTTTTCCCAAAAGCAAAACGTTCTTGGCGTGGACCAGTCCCGTCTTGCCCTGATAGAATGCGATGTACCATTCTTTAGTGCGCAGCTGCCCTCTGATCTTGATCTTCTCCTCACTGAGCAGGGCGATGACGTCACCTTTCTTGTACTCCAGCAGGTAGTTGCTCTTGTGCTGCCGTATTATCGTTTTAATCAGCTTGCCGAATTTTAGGCTGGTTATACGGCGCTCCTGAAATTTGGGGTATTTGGAAGTGACAGCCAGCGGCGACAGGGTAATCTTACCCACCtcgttttttttcaagaatctccTCTGGCCCGTCGTCCTCCCTTCGGACTTTGGCGGCGGTTGCGGCGTTTGGATGCAGAACTGAGTAAGGGTGCAGTCCAGCATGTCCTTGACTTGGACCCTGAGAGTAAAGTCTGAGATGATATTGGGGTCGCGCGAAGACATCACGTAAACCAGTCGGCCGACCTTGCCCAGTTTCAGTTGAAATCCCCGGACGAGGCCGGCGCCGTCGCAAGCTTTTACCTGATAGTGGGCTACGTTTGGGTACAGTCCTACCTGGAGATCCTGTGGGGACCTCAGGATAAAAAGCTGCTTCCCCCACAACTGGAGGCTGACTGCAGGGGTGGAGCAAGCTAAGCGACCCACCTGACTCAGCAGTAAGGTCTTCGGGGCGCAGTCATGGCCAAACACGGCCACGACAGTCTTAAAAGTAGGGTGGATGTGCTTGGGTCCGTAAACCCCGAGCGTGACCTTTCTCTGCATCTGGTCCCACACACTCACGCCATGACTGATGTTCAGTGACCGAACCACAACCGCCACGTACATGCACGACTCAAGACTGTCCAGGCGCACTTGGACCATGTCCTTATAAATGTAACAAGTCGGAATGGTTGCGTAGGGTCCATTTTTGCTGTCGCTCCGAACACAAAATATCTCGCTCTCTGTTTTTACAGTGACTGACACTTGAATCTCCAAAGTGACAAAAGACTTGGTCTCCATGTTGCTGAGCTTGATCTCCACCACCGGGCTGACAGTGGAGCAGCTGTCGTTATTGAGCTCCAAGGGAAGATCGAGTAAGGCTCTCATGGAGATCTGCTGATGGTCGCCATGGCAAACGTGCCCTTCGGGAACGTGCAGGGTGATGTTGGTGTCTGGCAGCTGAACCACACCTCCGCCGCTATCCAAGCCACACACAATGCTGGTCTCGACCGGTTGGGTCTGACCCCACCCCGGATTCTGACCTAAGGATTCCAGGTCATGGCAAGACCTGGCCAGTTTTCGGTGGTTGAGCCAAGCCGTTCGGAAGTCCTCGCGGCTCTGAAACTGCTCCGGCGAAGGCGCCTTCAGGCCCGTGAAGAAACAAGAGGAAGGAATGCTCGGATTTGATTGCGCTTGGAGAAGCCAGAGTTGGGAAAGACTCTGGGAACGTTTACTCCTTAAAAGAggattatccctgtggaggtgtTGCTCCGCTCGGTCGGGACAACTACCAAGGCCGCTAAAATGAATATTCTTGGTGTTACTGTTGGAGTGACTTGGATTTGCAAACGTGTCAAAAAGAATCAAATCAGCAGAGTTTGTCACACGTTGGCGGTTCTGGTCTAAGGGATGCGCAAAGGGTTTTTCACAAAACGGATAGTCGTTAGCTCTCCACTCTCCTAAACCTTCAAAGTCCTTCGgcagctcctcttcctctccaagACTGTCGATCACTCCGCTATCACTAAGCGAACAATTCCTGAAGTTGAGCAGTTTGACACAAGCAGCGGGGATGTAGCCCATCTCCCTGTTATTGTGTGCGTACCACCACTCGCCGCCCGACGTGTCCAGAACAAAAAGTCGATCGCCTTTGGAGAATTTCAGGCTGACTAAACTGGTGGGCAAATAATCCTTGATGGCCACCACTTCCTGTGCGGCTCCATATGAGGTAGACGTGTCCAGTCTTAAGGCACTGGGAGAAGGCACTGAAATCAAAAGAGATTAATAAAAGTTAAATCAACTATATGGACTCAGCGCATGGTACAAATCAATAAACGATTGGACCGTGAGTGCTTTCAGTCTTAGTTCAGGGGTATAAAACTCATTTTtatcaaatattttataaagatgaatggtagtaaatatttgtaattttattattgacacatgaagttgatgcacagtttatctttgcgggccacacaaaatgatgtggcgggccgtatctggcccccggtctttgtgtttgacacctatgtcTCTTTAGAAATGGACCGAAATATTACAGACACAGTATTTTCACTCCAACTCGGCCTGCTTTCGTCCAGTTGTCATTTGCATTGAAAACGCAAGCGTGCCATGAAATGTAAACACATTTCCTCTGAAGTTGTTATTCACTCCATAATCAAACGACTTTAATAATTCAGTGCATAATCTACTATTTTTAGATTAGATCATTAGTGCAGATGAAGCATTTTTAAAAAGCAGACACGCAGGATGTCATTAGAGGGTAAATGAAATGAATCATACCTAAAGAGAACATTTCATCATGACCTTTGACTTGCAAGAGGCTGGTAGGACACCCCTGGCCCAGGTCCTCAAGCATCCCCTCAGACTTGCAGCGAGGGAGGAGGTGATCGCCGCTCGTCATGCTGACCATCGGATGGGCCCGAGCCTCATTCAAATGCTTTTCATCTGGAAAGCAATGACTgattttttcaaacatttggaaagtgcaaacaaaaaaatacaacagaacTCAAAAAGTGGTGTGTGAAAAATGACCAGACCGGACAATCGGAAAGACAAAATGGAACAATGCCTGTGTCTGTGCGTGTCTCAGATGAAGGATTTTCAGATTAGCAGGTGACCTCATTGGCAGGGTGAAGACACACTTGCTAATTTGCGGCAATGTGAATATTCGATATATTTTGATGGAAATGTCGCAAGGCTGATAGGGGCAGAAATGACAAGAATCATCTTTATCATTACACTTTTGAAATCAATAACATATATTACTACCACTACTTTTGAGCATTTTATATTCATAAAatttaaagcaaaaacaaacaattatattattataagcGTGACAGAAAATAATCTTTCAGATATGCGTGATCCTGCAAACTGACCACTTGTTGCTTCTTAAGCCGCTCCTTTGtggcaaaataataatccacaagAATGCAGAATAATTGCCACGGCTCACCTTAGGTTCTGGTTTCTTCATTTTTCAGATTCTAATAAAAAAAGTTGATCAAATTAAATCTCTTGCCCCAATCCTGAAGTTTAAGTCCACTGGAGTGCTCTGCACAAGGAGGCTGCGTCTGTCCGTGCCGTGGgagatgtgtgtgtttgcgtttgTAGAGGGGGGGGGTGACGTCAGAACAGGGGTGGAGCTACCGACACACTCGGGTTTCAGCAAAATTGAACCTTGAACCGAATGGATTGATAGCAAAGGTTGAAGGGAGTACATTTTCAAAATCTAAGCTTTTTTTTAGTAATGAAGCACATCCTGCATACTACGGAAGCCTACTGCTACCAAACTAAAGAGAAATAGACTCAATATTTTATTCTTGGAAAGCACTGTGATCCGTAGTGTAATTCTTTTTTCTgaaacaatattttatttttgaatttaAAATTAATTGTATATCCCCTCTCAAACTGTGTTatgttatttggaataaaaGCTTTATACCCAAAAGGGTGTTTCTTTTTTCCATGCTAAAAGAATTGAAATGACCAAAAacagatatttttttaaatccctctAAATCTTTTGACAATCAAAATTTCCAACATTGTCATTGTTCAAAATGTGGATTCTCCTCTTTGgaggtttgtgtgtggtgtactAGTAGGCTGTCATAGTGCGTACCTTACCGTACTTTTTGTACTTCAGAGtcggcattttttttctcagtgatCAAATCAGCACTTTTTGTTACGCAAATATTTGTTTACTAAATAAAGTACAAAGTGAAAGTACTTTTGCTACCTCTGCTGACATCCCGGATTGAAGACGCTCATGAGcaacatgttttcttttcattgttGAGTCACCATTCAAACGCATGTTGCGGTTTCATCTCATTTCACCGG is a window from the Syngnathus scovelli strain Florida chromosome 2, RoL_Ssco_1.2, whole genome shotgun sequence genome containing:
- the LOC125988299 gene encoding ADP-ribosylation factor-like protein 4C gives rise to the protein MGTSFSNLAAFQSLHIVMLGLDSAGKTTVLYRLRFNEFVNTVPTIGFNTERIRLGGAGTSRGISCHFWDVGGQEKLRPLWKPYSRCTDGIVYVVDSVDAERLEEARTELHKITRFSENHGTPLLVIANKQDLPRALDVADIERQLALSELSPSTPYHVQPACAIIGEGLHEGMDKLHEMIVKRRKALKQKKKRQ
- the LOC125988259 gene encoding SH3 domain-binding protein 4-A: MVSMTSGDHLLPRCKSEGMLEDLGQGCPTSLLQVKGHDEMFSLVPSPSALRLDTSTSYGAAQEVVAIKDYLPTSLVSLKFSKGDRLFVLDTSGGEWWYAHNNREMGYIPAACVKLLNFRNCSLSDSGVIDSLGEEEELPKDFEGLGEWRANDYPFCEKPFAHPLDQNRQRVTNSADLILFDTFANPSHSNSNTKNIHFSGLGSCPDRAEQHLHRDNPLLRSKRSQSLSQLWLLQAQSNPSIPSSCFFTGLKAPSPEQFQSREDFRTAWLNHRKLARSCHDLESLGQNPGWGQTQPVETSIVCGLDSGGGVVQLPDTNITLHVPEGHVCHGDHQQISMRALLDLPLELNNDSCSTVSPVVEIKLSNMETKSFVTLEIQVSVTVKTESEIFCVRSDSKNGPYATIPTCYIYKDMVQVRLDSLESCMYVAVVVRSLNISHGVSVWDQMQRKVTLGVYGPKHIHPTFKTVVAVFGHDCAPKTLLLSQVGRLACSTPAVSLQLWGKQLFILRSPQDLQVGLYPNVAHYQVKACDGAGLVRGFQLKLGKVGRLVYVMSSRDPNIISDFTLRVQVKDMLDCTLTQFCIQTPQPPPKSEGRTTGQRRFLKKNEVGKITLSPLAVTSKYPKFQERRITSLKFGKLIKTIIRQHKSNYLLEYKKGDVIALLSEEKIKIRGQLRTKEWYIAFYQGKTGLVHAKNVLLLGKVKPIHWCGPDLTTTTLLEQILKPCKFLTYIYATVRTLLMENVSNWGAFADALGYGNLPLDYFCRTEMDNEPEKVACVLEKLKEECTNAESKGRKSFQRELMMALLKMDCQGLVARLVLDFVLLTTAVEVASRWRELAEKLARVSKQQMEAYEAPYRDKSGVLDNESMWKPAYDFLLTWAAHVGDSYRDVIQELHVGLDKMRNPITKRWKHLTGTLILVNCLDILRSAAFCPTGYGDFAV